One stretch of Serinicoccus hydrothermalis DNA includes these proteins:
- the paaB gene encoding 1,2-phenylacetyl-CoA epoxidase subunit PaaB, protein MTTAGWPLWEVFVRAKRGLSHVHAGSLHAPDAQMALRNARDLYTRRQEGVSIWVVASSDITASSPDERDSFFDPAADKVYRHPTFYDVPEDVEYL, encoded by the coding sequence ATGACGACCGCCGGCTGGCCGCTCTGGGAGGTCTTCGTGCGCGCCAAGCGCGGGCTGTCGCACGTGCACGCGGGATCGCTGCACGCACCGGACGCCCAGATGGCGCTGCGCAACGCGCGCGACCTCTACACCCGGCGTCAGGAGGGCGTGTCGATCTGGGTCGTCGCCTCCAGCGACATCACCGCCTCGAGCCCGGACGAGCGCGACAGCTTCTTCGACCCGGCCGCGGACAAGGTCTACCGCCACCCCACGTTCTACGACGTGCCGGAGGACGTGGAGTACCTGTGA
- a CDS encoding polyribonucleotide nucleotidyltransferase, producing MEGPEITAAEATIDNGSFGTRTVRFETGRLAKQAGGSVTAYLDDETMLLSTTTASKHPKDHFDFFPLTVDVEEKMYALGKIPGSFFRREGRPSTDAILTCRLIDRPLRPTFAKGLRNEVQVVITVLSLDPDHQYDVLAINAASASTQISGLPFSGPIGGVRMSLVDGQWVAFPNFSDAERSTFDMVVAGRVVEDDVAIMMVEAESTESTWDLVNSEGKQAPTEEVVAQGLEASKTFIKVLCEAQAELATAAAKEVEEFPRFLDYEDDAYTAVEEAVTGDLTAALQIAGKAEREDRLDEIKVAMKEKLLGLHWDAAGDSDDREDAPFHGRDKELDAAYRAVQKKLIRERILRDEVRIDGRGLKDIRALSAEVEVIPRAHGSAIFERGETQIMGVTTLNMLRMEQQLDTLSPVSRKRYMHNYNFPPYSTGETGRVGSPKRREIGHGALAERALMPVLPTREEFPYAIRQVSEALGSNGSTSMGSVCASTMSLLNAGVPLRAPVAGIAMGLVSAQVDGQTQYAALTDILGAEDAFGDMDFKVAGTREFVTAIQLDTKLDGIPADVLAGALTQARDARMHILDVMNEAIDAPDEMSPYAPRVISVRVPTDKIGEVIGPKGKMINQIQEDTGADISIEDDGTVYIGATDGPSAEAARAAINAIANPQMPEIGERFLGTVVKTTTFGAFVSLLPGKDGLLHISEIRKLVGGKRIDAVEDVLGVGQKVQVELKEIDPRGKLSLAAVVAQEQGGEAQPAGDAADAGEPSRADAAEAPEVAERAPQTEQGESTDDAGDQGADEGGERPRRQRRRRGGRGRGGNGGGNGTESGDSAD from the coding sequence ATGGAGGGTCCAGAGATCACCGCCGCCGAAGCCACGATCGACAACGGCAGCTTCGGCACCCGCACCGTCCGGTTCGAGACCGGGCGCCTGGCCAAGCAGGCCGGCGGCTCCGTCACCGCCTACCTCGACGACGAGACGATGCTGCTGTCCACCACCACGGCCAGCAAGCACCCCAAGGACCACTTCGACTTCTTCCCGCTGACGGTGGACGTCGAGGAGAAGATGTATGCCCTCGGCAAGATCCCGGGCAGCTTCTTCCGCCGTGAGGGTCGCCCGTCCACGGACGCCATCCTCACCTGCCGGCTGATCGACCGCCCGCTGCGCCCGACCTTCGCCAAGGGCCTGCGCAACGAGGTCCAGGTCGTCATCACCGTGCTGTCGCTCGACCCGGACCACCAGTACGACGTGCTCGCGATCAACGCCGCGTCCGCCTCCACCCAGATCTCCGGCCTGCCCTTCAGCGGTCCGATCGGTGGCGTGCGGATGTCGCTCGTCGACGGCCAGTGGGTCGCCTTCCCGAACTTCTCCGACGCCGAGCGCTCGACCTTCGACATGGTCGTCGCGGGTCGCGTGGTCGAGGACGACGTCGCCATCATGATGGTCGAGGCCGAGTCCACCGAGTCCACCTGGGACCTCGTCAACAGCGAGGGCAAGCAGGCCCCGACCGAGGAGGTCGTCGCCCAGGGCCTGGAGGCGTCCAAGACGTTCATCAAGGTCCTCTGCGAGGCGCAGGCCGAGCTGGCCACCGCCGCCGCCAAGGAGGTGGAGGAGTTCCCGCGCTTCCTCGACTACGAGGACGACGCCTACACCGCCGTCGAGGAGGCCGTCACCGGTGACCTCACCGCGGCGCTGCAGATCGCGGGCAAGGCCGAGCGCGAGGACCGCCTCGACGAGATCAAGGTCGCGATGAAGGAGAAGCTGCTCGGCCTGCACTGGGACGCGGCCGGCGACTCCGACGACCGCGAGGACGCTCCCTTCCACGGGCGCGACAAGGAGCTGGACGCGGCATACCGCGCCGTGCAGAAGAAGCTCATCCGCGAGCGCATCCTGCGCGACGAGGTCCGCATCGACGGCCGTGGCCTCAAGGACATCCGCGCGCTCTCCGCCGAGGTGGAGGTCATCCCGCGGGCGCACGGCTCGGCGATCTTCGAGCGCGGCGAGACCCAGATCATGGGCGTCACCACGCTCAACATGCTGCGCATGGAGCAGCAGCTCGACACCCTCTCCCCGGTGTCGCGCAAGCGCTACATGCACAACTACAACTTCCCGCCCTACTCGACCGGTGAGACCGGCCGCGTCGGCTCCCCGAAGCGCCGCGAGATCGGCCACGGGGCGCTCGCCGAGCGTGCCCTCATGCCGGTCCTGCCGACCCGCGAGGAGTTCCCCTACGCGATCCGGCAGGTCTCCGAGGCGCTCGGCTCCAACGGGTCGACCTCGATGGGCTCGGTCTGCGCGTCCACGATGTCGCTGCTCAACGCTGGTGTGCCGCTGCGCGCGCCGGTCGCGGGCATCGCGATGGGCCTGGTCTCGGCGCAGGTCGACGGGCAGACGCAGTATGCCGCCCTCACCGACATCCTCGGCGCCGAGGACGCCTTCGGCGACATGGACTTCAAGGTCGCCGGCACCCGGGAGTTCGTCACCGCGATCCAGCTGGACACCAAGCTGGACGGCATCCCCGCCGACGTCCTGGCCGGGGCGCTGACCCAGGCCCGCGACGCCCGGATGCACATCCTGGACGTCATGAACGAGGCGATCGACGCCCCGGACGAGATGAGCCCCTACGCCCCGCGCGTCATCTCGGTCCGCGTGCCCACCGACAAGATCGGTGAGGTCATCGGCCCGAAGGGCAAGATGATCAACCAGATCCAGGAGGACACCGGCGCCGACATCTCGATCGAGGACGACGGCACGGTCTACATCGGTGCGACCGACGGCCCGTCGGCCGAGGCCGCCCGGGCCGCGATCAACGCGATCGCCAACCCGCAGATGCCGGAGATCGGCGAGCGCTTCCTCGGGACTGTGGTCAAGACCACGACCTTCGGGGCGTTCGTGTCGCTGCTGCCGGGCAAGGACGGCCTGCTGCACATCTCCGAGATCCGCAAGCTCGTCGGCGGCAAGCGCATCGACGCGGTCGAGGACGTGCTGGGCGTGGGCCAGAAGGTCCAGGTCGAGCTCAAGGAGATCGACCCGCGCGGCAAGCTCTCGCTGGCCGCCGTCGTGGCGCAGGAGCAGGGCGGCGAGGCGCAGCCGGCCGGTGACGCCGCCGACGCCGGTGAGCCCAGCCGGGCCGACGCCGCCGAGGCGCCGGAGGTGGCCGAGCGGGCCCCGCAGACCGAGCAGGGCGAGTCCACGGACGACGCCGGCGACCAGGGCGCTGACGAGGGCGGCGAGCGCCCGCGTCGTCAGCGCCGCCGACGCGGTGGCCGCGGTCGCGGTGGCAACGGTGGCGGCAACGGCACCGAGTCGGGGGACTCCGCCGACTGA
- the rpsO gene encoding 30S ribosomal protein S15: MAIDTAAKQDIIKEYATTEGDTGSPEVQVALLTARIKELTEHAREHKHDHHSRRGLLLLVGKRKRLLRYLEEIDIERYRSLIKRLGLRR, encoded by the coding sequence ATGGCGATCGACACTGCCGCCAAGCAGGACATCATCAAGGAGTACGCCACGACCGAGGGCGACACCGGGTCCCCCGAGGTCCAGGTCGCGCTGCTGACCGCCCGCATCAAGGAGCTCACCGAGCACGCGCGCGAGCACAAGCACGACCACCACAGCCGCCGCGGCCTGCTGCTGCTGGTCGGCAAGCGCAAGCGGCTGCTGCGCTACCTCGAGGAGATCGACATCGAGCGCTACCGGTCGCTGATCAAGCGCCTCGGCCTGCGCCGCTGA
- the paaE gene encoding 1,2-phenylacetyl-CoA epoxidase subunit PaaE, with protein sequence MSLIQQPTRRRARFHDLTVSRVDRLTDQAVAISFEIPEELREEFEFEPGQHLTVRATIDGQDARRSYSCCISRAQSRERGEVRVATATVPGGLMSTWLNEQARPGDTMQVMSPMGSFTCPTQPTATRHHVGIAAGSGITPVLSLLTTALEEEPHSRVTLVFGNRRTDSVMFLEELMDLKNRFPGRFTLLNVLSREPQEAELLTGRIDREKVEQLMATFIPEDQVDEWYLCGPFGMVETVQEVLAERGVDAEHVHHEIFHVDGEGAPVTEPVPAEPADPGAPPEAVATVTLDGRTTTVPMPSAAETILAATLRERPDAPFSCTGGVCGTCRAKVTDGEVRMDRNYALEPDEVDRGYRLMCQSHPVTEAVTIDYDA encoded by the coding sequence TTGAGCCTGATCCAGCAGCCGACCCGCCGTCGGGCGAGGTTCCACGACCTCACCGTGAGCCGGGTGGACCGCCTCACCGACCAGGCGGTCGCCATCAGCTTCGAGATCCCCGAGGAGCTGCGCGAGGAGTTCGAGTTCGAGCCCGGCCAGCACCTCACCGTGCGCGCCACCATCGACGGCCAGGACGCCCGGCGCTCCTACTCCTGCTGCATCTCCCGCGCGCAGTCGCGCGAGCGCGGCGAGGTGCGCGTGGCCACCGCGACGGTGCCCGGCGGGCTCATGTCGACCTGGCTCAACGAGCAGGCGCGGCCCGGGGACACGATGCAGGTGATGAGCCCCATGGGCTCCTTCACCTGCCCGACCCAACCGACCGCGACGCGGCACCACGTGGGCATCGCCGCGGGGTCCGGGATCACCCCGGTGCTCTCGCTGCTCACGACCGCCCTGGAGGAGGAGCCGCACTCGCGGGTCACCCTCGTCTTCGGCAACCGGCGCACCGACTCCGTCATGTTCCTCGAGGAGCTGATGGACCTCAAGAACCGGTTCCCTGGTCGCTTCACCCTGCTCAACGTGCTCTCGCGCGAGCCGCAGGAGGCCGAGCTGCTCACCGGTCGTATCGACCGCGAGAAGGTCGAGCAGCTCATGGCCACCTTCATCCCCGAGGACCAGGTCGACGAGTGGTACCTCTGCGGCCCCTTCGGGATGGTGGAGACGGTGCAGGAGGTCCTCGCCGAGCGTGGCGTCGACGCCGAGCACGTCCACCACGAGATCTTCCACGTCGACGGGGAGGGGGCACCGGTGACCGAGCCGGTCCCCGCCGAGCCGGCCGACCCCGGTGCGCCGCCGGAGGCGGTCGCCACCGTGACCCTGGACGGGCGGACCACCACCGTGCCGATGCCCAGCGCCGCCGAGACCATCCTGGCGGCGACGCTGCGCGAGCGGCCGGACGCGCCCTTCTCCTGCACGGGCGGGGTGTGCGGCACCTGCCGGGCGAAGGTGACCGACGGCGAGGTGCGGATGGACCGCAACTACGCCCTCGAGCCGGACGAGGTGGACCGGGGCTACCGGCTCATGTGCCAGTCGCACCCGGTGACCGAGGCGGTCACCATCGACTACGACGCCTGA
- a CDS encoding Maf family protein — MIPFVLASASPARLTTLTRAGVRPEVIVSGVDEDAAIAAAQERHGELGAADVALTLARAKAEQVSADHDLDALVLGCDSVLELEDEIFGKPHSSQVAIERWQRMRGRSGVLHTGHWVIDDRSEGTGATLGATASTTVHFADLSDAEIAHYVATGEPLHVAGGFTVDGLGGPYVTGIEGDYHAVVGVSLPMLRELLGQLDVAWHDLTA, encoded by the coding sequence GTGATCCCCTTCGTCCTCGCGTCCGCGTCCCCGGCCCGTCTGACCACCCTCACCCGGGCCGGGGTGAGACCCGAGGTCATCGTCTCCGGCGTCGACGAGGACGCCGCGATCGCGGCCGCGCAGGAGCGGCACGGCGAGCTGGGCGCCGCGGACGTGGCGCTGACCCTGGCCCGGGCGAAGGCGGAGCAGGTCAGCGCCGACCACGATCTCGACGCCCTCGTCCTCGGCTGCGACTCGGTCCTCGAGCTCGAGGACGAGATCTTCGGCAAGCCGCACTCCTCCCAGGTGGCGATCGAGCGGTGGCAGCGGATGAGGGGCCGCTCCGGCGTCCTGCACACCGGGCACTGGGTCATCGACGACCGCAGCGAGGGGACCGGGGCGACGCTCGGCGCGACCGCCTCGACCACGGTGCACTTCGCCGACCTCAGCGACGCCGAGATCGCCCACTACGTCGCCACCGGCGAGCCGCTGCACGTCGCGGGAGGCTTCACGGTCGACGGGCTCGGCGGGCCCTACGTCACCGGCATCGAGGGCGACTACCACGCCGTCGTCGGCGTGAGCCTGCCGATGCTGCGCGAGCTCCTGGGTCAGCTCGACGTCGCCTGGCACGACCTGACCGCGTGA
- a CDS encoding heparan-alpha-glucosaminide N-acetyltransferase domain-containing protein — protein MNGRLVGVDLARTLALLGMFAAHLAEQEGAGPGGVSPLFQVVAGRSSALFAVLAGVSLVLAAPREAVLADPGAYRRRILVRSSLVGGLGLVLGTPSSGIAVILTYYGVLFCSALPVLSWRARPLALLALAWGVASPVASLLLRPLLPDPTLAVPSLTTLLTQPVQLLGELLVTGYYPVLTWATYLFAGMAVGRVLQARGDGARVTRPLVLAGGGLAVLALAASALLTRTEQVRTSLLASVGLGPGDWALLDHERRLGFYGVFPEGSAWWLGVWAPHSGSVVDLAHTTGSALLVLGCCLVLVRTLTALPWPLLAGAGRATLTLYSAHVILLATPLGDEGVFARHTSTGLLAHSLVALLVGAALVAGHRRGPLEALVGGVVSSIRPTSAPGAPSSPR, from the coding sequence GTGAACGGCCGGCTGGTGGGGGTGGACCTGGCCCGCACGCTCGCGCTGCTCGGGATGTTCGCCGCGCACCTGGCCGAGCAGGAGGGGGCCGGCCCGGGCGGGGTGAGCCCGCTGTTCCAGGTCGTCGCGGGGCGCTCCTCCGCGCTCTTCGCCGTGCTGGCCGGCGTGAGCCTGGTGCTGGCCGCCCCCCGCGAGGCGGTCCTGGCCGACCCCGGGGCATACCGGCGCCGGATCCTGGTCCGGTCGTCTCTCGTCGGCGGCCTCGGGCTCGTGCTGGGGACGCCGAGCTCCGGGATCGCCGTCATCCTCACCTACTACGGCGTGCTCTTCTGCAGCGCCCTGCCCGTGCTGTCGTGGCGGGCCCGACCGCTGGCCCTGCTCGCCCTCGCCTGGGGGGTCGCGAGCCCGGTGGCCAGCCTGCTGCTGCGCCCGCTCCTGCCGGATCCGACGCTCGCCGTGCCCTCGCTCACGACGCTGCTCACCCAGCCGGTGCAGCTCCTGGGCGAGCTCCTCGTCACCGGCTACTACCCGGTCCTCACCTGGGCGACCTACCTCTTCGCCGGTATGGCGGTGGGCCGGGTCCTGCAGGCACGTGGCGACGGGGCCCGGGTCACCCGGCCCCTCGTCCTGGCCGGAGGTGGCCTCGCCGTCCTCGCCCTCGCGGCCTCGGCGCTGCTCACCCGGACCGAGCAGGTCCGCACCTCGCTGCTCGCGAGCGTCGGCCTGGGCCCCGGAGACTGGGCGCTGCTCGACCACGAGCGGCGCCTCGGGTTCTACGGGGTCTTCCCCGAGGGCAGCGCGTGGTGGCTGGGCGTGTGGGCCCCGCACAGCGGCAGCGTCGTCGACCTGGCGCACACCACGGGCAGCGCGCTGCTGGTGCTCGGGTGCTGCCTGGTCCTGGTGCGCACACTCACCGCACTCCCCTGGCCGCTGCTCGCGGGGGCCGGTCGGGCGACCCTCACCCTCTACTCCGCGCACGTGATCCTGCTGGCCACGCCGCTCGGTGACGAGGGGGTCTTCGCGCGGCACACCTCGACCGGGCTGCTGGCGCACAGCCTCGTCGCGCTGCTGGTCGGGGCGGCGCTCGTCGCGGGCCACCGGCGCGGCCCGCTGGAGGCGCTGGTCGGTGGGGTGGTCAGCTCGATCCGCCCCACTTCCGCCCCAGGCGCCCCATCCTCACCACGCTGA
- a CDS encoding DUF1697 domain-containing protein, protein MATYVAFLRAINLGARRKFPKADIQRVTEDTGFDGVATYINTGNVRLDTRMRSRARVEAALEAAYLADRGFEVPTIAYAAPELRALVADIEELGEGHTGQHHVVLLKDEPVPAAVRAAAALGGDGERLVLRGRAAHLLIGTSFHASTLGNAQVEKVLGGTVGTTRSATVLRTLSERWC, encoded by the coding sequence GTGGCCACCTACGTCGCCTTCCTGCGCGCCATCAACCTCGGCGCCCGCCGGAAGTTCCCCAAGGCCGACATCCAGCGGGTGACCGAGGACACGGGCTTCGACGGCGTCGCCACGTACATCAACACCGGCAACGTGCGCCTCGACACCAGGATGCGCTCGCGGGCCCGGGTCGAGGCGGCGCTGGAGGCGGCCTACCTCGCCGATCGCGGTTTCGAGGTCCCCACCATCGCGTATGCCGCGCCCGAGCTCCGCGCCCTCGTCGCCGACATCGAGGAGTTGGGGGAGGGGCATACCGGACAGCACCACGTCGTCCTGCTCAAGGACGAGCCCGTCCCCGCGGCCGTCCGGGCGGCCGCAGCTCTGGGCGGCGACGGCGAACGCCTCGTCCTGCGCGGCCGCGCGGCTCACCTGCTGATCGGGACGAGCTTCCACGCCAGCACCCTGGGCAACGCCCAGGTCGAGAAGGTGCTCGGCGGGACCGTCGGCACGACCCGCAGCGCCACGGTCCTGCGCACCCTCAGCGAGCGGTGGTGCTGA
- the paaD gene encoding 1,2-phenylacetyl-CoA epoxidase subunit PaaD: MLSLRDTELEDAERAIRGVADPEIPVITIDDLGVIRDVERADVDGRPGLRVTITPTYSGCPAMHAMEEGVREAAERHGIPVDVVTRLSPAWTTEWMSEEGRTKLRRFGIAPPTGDRAHGPVPVGLQMRVVRCPHCGSDDTEEVARFGSTACKALRRCRECREPFDEFKTI; encoded by the coding sequence ATGCTCTCCTTGCGCGACACCGAGCTCGAGGACGCCGAGCGGGCGATCCGGGGCGTCGCCGACCCCGAGATCCCGGTCATCACCATCGACGACCTCGGCGTCATCCGGGACGTCGAGCGGGCCGACGTCGACGGGCGTCCCGGGCTGCGGGTGACCATCACCCCGACCTACTCCGGCTGCCCCGCCATGCACGCCATGGAGGAGGGGGTGCGGGAGGCGGCCGAGCGGCACGGCATACCGGTCGACGTCGTCACCCGGCTCTCACCGGCCTGGACGACCGAGTGGATGAGCGAGGAGGGGCGCACCAAGCTGCGCCGCTTCGGGATCGCCCCGCCCACCGGTGACCGCGCCCACGGGCCGGTGCCGGTAGGGCTGCAGATGCGCGTGGTCAGGTGCCCGCACTGCGGCTCCGACGACACCGAGGAGGTCGCGCGCTTCGGGTCCACCGCCTGCAAGGCGCTGCGCCGGTGCCGTGAGTGCCGCGAGCCCTTCGACGAGTTCAAGACGATCTGA
- the paaC gene encoding 1,2-phenylacetyl-CoA epoxidase subunit PaaC, which produces MSDQHHVDYLLGLGDDALIYAQRLGGWLTHAPQIEEDMALGNVGLDLIGQARALLTRAGEVEAADPVRDEDDLAMLRDEREFRNVQLVEQPRGDFAHEMARLLWFSSYQCELYAALLTSGDETLAAIAAKAVKEVEYHRDHATQWVLRLGDGTPESHERMQQGLVAVHPFVAELGEDHDAARWASEQGIGVLPSTLTEAVNASVGQVLERATLTMPDPPRWYARGGREGIHSEVMGYLLAEMQHLARSHPGATW; this is translated from the coding sequence GTGAGCGACCAGCACCACGTCGACTACCTCCTCGGGCTCGGCGACGACGCGCTCATCTATGCCCAGCGGCTCGGTGGCTGGCTCACCCATGCCCCGCAGATCGAGGAGGACATGGCCCTCGGCAACGTCGGGCTGGACCTCATCGGGCAGGCCCGGGCGCTGCTCACCCGCGCCGGCGAGGTCGAGGCGGCCGACCCGGTCCGGGACGAGGACGACCTGGCGATGCTGCGCGACGAGCGCGAGTTCCGCAACGTGCAGCTCGTCGAGCAGCCGCGCGGCGACTTCGCGCACGAGATGGCGCGCCTGCTGTGGTTCTCCTCCTACCAGTGCGAGCTGTATGCCGCCCTGCTCACCTCGGGCGACGAGACGCTCGCCGCGATCGCGGCGAAGGCGGTCAAGGAGGTGGAGTACCACCGCGACCACGCGACGCAGTGGGTGCTGCGCCTCGGTGACGGCACGCCGGAGAGCCACGAGCGCATGCAGCAGGGCCTGGTCGCCGTGCACCCCTTCGTCGCCGAGCTCGGCGAGGACCACGACGCCGCCCGCTGGGCGAGCGAGCAGGGGATCGGGGTGCTGCCCTCGACGCTGACCGAGGCCGTCAACGCCTCGGTCGGCCAGGTGCTCGAGCGGGCGACGCTCACCATGCCCGACCCGCCCCGCTGGTATGCCCGTGGCGGGCGCGAGGGGATCCACTCCGAGGTCATGGGCTACCTGCTGGCCGAGATGCAGCACCTGGCCCGCAGCCACCCGGGGGCGACGTGGTGA
- the paaA gene encoding 1,2-phenylacetyl-CoA epoxidase subunit PaaA: MYGNDFGQPGTDTATRPSPLNAAETEDYTEALAAYFDGLVEDDQRVEPRDAMPEAYRTTLIRQMAQHAHSEIIGMQPEANWISRAPSLRRKAILMAKVQDEAGHGLYLYSAAETLGVDRSELLDKLHQGKQKYSSIFNYPTLTWADAGAIGWLVDGAAIMNQVPLCRCSYGPYARAMIRVCKEESFHQRQGFEILWTLARGTEEQKAMAQDAADRWWWPALMMFGPPDSGEAASNGHTAQSMAWGIKRFSNDDLRQKFIDMTVPQAQKLGITLPDPDLRWNEERGHWDFGDIDWDEFWRVLKGDGPCNEQRIRTRVEAHEDGAWVREAAAAYADKQAAQEVA; the protein is encoded by the coding sequence ATGTACGGCAACGACTTCGGCCAGCCCGGCACCGACACCGCCACGCGCCCCTCGCCGCTCAACGCGGCCGAGACGGAGGACTACACCGAGGCGCTCGCCGCCTACTTCGACGGGCTCGTCGAGGACGACCAGCGGGTCGAGCCGCGCGACGCCATGCCCGAGGCCTACCGCACGACGCTCATCCGGCAGATGGCGCAGCACGCGCACTCCGAGATCATCGGGATGCAGCCGGAGGCCAACTGGATCTCGCGTGCGCCGAGCCTGCGGCGCAAGGCGATCCTCATGGCCAAGGTGCAGGACGAGGCCGGCCACGGGCTCTACCTCTACTCCGCCGCCGAGACCCTCGGCGTGGACCGCTCCGAGCTGCTCGACAAGCTGCACCAGGGCAAGCAGAAGTACTCCTCGATCTTCAACTACCCGACCCTCACCTGGGCGGACGCGGGCGCGATCGGCTGGCTCGTCGACGGTGCCGCGATCATGAACCAGGTGCCGCTGTGCCGCTGCTCCTACGGCCCCTACGCCCGCGCGATGATCCGCGTGTGCAAGGAGGAGTCCTTCCACCAGCGCCAGGGCTTCGAGATCCTCTGGACGCTCGCCCGCGGCACCGAGGAGCAGAAGGCCATGGCGCAGGACGCCGCCGACCGGTGGTGGTGGCCGGCGCTCATGATGTTCGGCCCCCCGGACTCGGGCGAGGCCGCCAGCAACGGGCATACCGCGCAGAGCATGGCGTGGGGGATCAAGCGGTTCTCCAACGACGACCTGCGGCAGAAGTTCATCGACATGACCGTCCCGCAGGCCCAGAAGCTGGGGATCACGCTGCCCGACCCGGACCTCAGATGGAACGAGGAGCGCGGGCACTGGGACTTCGGCGACATCGACTGGGACGAGTTCTGGCGCGTCCTCAAGGGCGACGGGCCCTGCAACGAGCAGCGGATCCGCACCCGGGTCGAGGCGCACGAGGACGGCGCGTGGGTGCGCGAGGCCGCGGCGGCGTATGCCGACAAGCAGGCCGCGCAGGAGGTCGCATGA
- a CDS encoding GNAT family N-acetyltransferase, whose product MSHPHEQAPSADASVRTARPNDAPAVGLVQAFVWQQEYAGVLDPEVLDALTGPRFASVWRQSLEQPPSPRHRLLVACAGPQVTGYVAVGPAEDEPGLPEGSSALLLDGGVHPEARRAGHGSRLLNAAVDTLRAAHEELHAVGAWVLGEAEVTRGFLQAAGFEPDGAYRDRVVADDGRTVREVRLVAWT is encoded by the coding sequence GTGAGCCATCCGCACGAGCAGGCCCCGTCGGCCGACGCCAGCGTCCGCACCGCGCGCCCCAACGACGCCCCCGCCGTCGGGCTGGTGCAGGCCTTCGTCTGGCAGCAGGAGTATGCCGGCGTCCTGGACCCCGAGGTCCTGGACGCCCTCACCGGCCCACGCTTCGCCTCGGTCTGGCGGCAGTCCCTCGAGCAGCCGCCCTCGCCGCGGCACCGGCTGCTGGTCGCCTGCGCCGGGCCGCAGGTCACGGGGTACGTCGCCGTCGGCCCCGCGGAGGACGAGCCGGGGCTCCCCGAGGGGTCCTCGGCGCTGCTGCTCGACGGCGGTGTGCACCCCGAGGCCCGCCGCGCCGGCCACGGCTCGCGGCTGCTCAACGCGGCGGTCGACACCCTGCGGGCCGCCCACGAGGAGCTGCACGCGGTGGGCGCCTGGGTGCTGGGCGAGGCCGAGGTGACCCGCGGCTTCCTGCAGGCCGCCGGCTTCGAGCCCGACGGCGCCTACCGCGACCGGGTCGTCGCCGACGACGGCCGCACCGTCCGCGAGGTCCGCCTCGTCGCGTGGACCTGA
- a CDS encoding DNA topoisomerase IB, whose amino-acid sequence MPRLRTVSPASPGWTRRRSGRGFTYLDSSGERLPEEEVERIKALVIPPAWEDVWICPHPRGHIQAVGTDDAGRRQYLYHPAWREKRDKMKFDRVLAAAERLPAARRRVIRDLAQEGMPVERAEAVAVRLLDLGYFRIGSDVYTDAHGSFGLTTLERRHVRARGDVLVFRFVGKSGVEHTVEIDDADVIAALDRMRRRRSGARLLAYQDGRRWIDLDAAAVNVYLDELLGGELTAKDFRTWHATVLAATSLALSEEAGDTQASRKRAVKAAVEEVAAYLGNTPTVARSSYIDPRVIDLYEHGTTIAEAARRRHRSPAARTRDLERAVLEMLS is encoded by the coding sequence ATGCCCCGCTTGCGCACCGTCTCCCCCGCCTCCCCCGGCTGGACCCGTCGGCGATCCGGGCGCGGCTTCACCTATCTGGACTCCTCCGGCGAGCGCCTGCCCGAGGAGGAGGTGGAGCGGATCAAGGCCCTGGTCATCCCTCCGGCGTGGGAGGACGTGTGGATCTGCCCGCACCCGCGGGGTCACATCCAGGCCGTCGGCACCGACGACGCCGGGCGGCGGCAGTACCTCTACCACCCGGCCTGGCGGGAGAAGCGCGACAAGATGAAGTTCGACCGGGTGCTCGCGGCGGCCGAGCGGCTGCCCGCGGCGCGACGCCGGGTGATCCGCGACCTGGCGCAGGAGGGTATGCCGGTGGAGCGGGCCGAGGCGGTGGCGGTGCGGCTGCTGGACCTGGGCTACTTCCGGATCGGCAGCGACGTCTACACCGATGCGCACGGCAGCTTCGGGCTGACCACGCTGGAGCGCCGCCACGTCCGGGCCCGGGGCGACGTCCTCGTCTTCCGCTTCGTGGGCAAGTCCGGGGTCGAGCACACCGTGGAGATCGACGACGCCGACGTCATCGCCGCCCTGGACCGGATGCGCCGGCGTCGGTCGGGGGCACGGCTGCTGGCCTACCAGGACGGGCGCCGCTGGATCGACCTCGACGCCGCGGCGGTCAACGTCTACCTCGACGAGCTGCTCGGCGGCGAGCTCACGGCCAAGGACTTCCGGACCTGGCACGCGACCGTGCTCGCGGCCACGTCCCTGGCGCTCTCGGAGGAGGCGGGCGACACCCAGGCCTCCCGGAAGCGGGCGGTGAAGGCCGCCGTGGAGGAGGTGGCGGCATACCTGGGCAACACGCCGACCGTCGCCCGCTCCTCCTACATCGACCCGCGCGTCATCGACCTCTACGAGCACGGCACGACGATCGCGGAGGCGGCCCGCCGGCGGCACCGCTCCCCCGCTGCCCGGACCCGCGACCTCGAGCGCGCCGTGCTAGAGATGCTGTCATGA